One window from the genome of Bacillota bacterium encodes:
- a CDS encoding DUF3842 family protein translates to MRIAVVDGQGGGIGKHITEKLRKELPEGAEILALGTNALATAVMLRAGANEGASGENAVVLNAGRVDLIVGPISIVVPNSMLGELTPKMAEAIAQSTAAKILLPLIPGRTTIVGLKSEPLPHLIDELVRKVKELWTD, encoded by the coding sequence GGCGGCATAGGTAAGCACATCACGGAAAAACTGAGAAAAGAACTCCCCGAGGGAGCGGAAATTCTCGCTCTGGGCACGAACGCTCTGGCCACGGCGGTAATGCTGCGGGCCGGAGCGAACGAGGGTGCAAGCGGGGAAAACGCCGTCGTGTTGAACGCCGGGAGAGTGGACCTCATTGTCGGCCCGATCAGCATAGTCGTACCCAATTCCATGCTGGGGGAACTCACCCCCAAAATGGCCGAAGCCATCGCTCAGAGTACCGCGGCCAAAATCTTGCTGCCCTTGATTCCGGGGAGAACCACCATTGTGGGCCTGAAGTCCGAACCATTGCCCCACCTCATAGACGAACTGGTGCGCAAGGTAAAGGAACTTTGGACCGATTGA